In one window of Pseudomonas putida DNA:
- the ptsP gene encoding phosphoenolpyruvate--protein phosphotransferase, whose protein sequence is MLNTLRKIVQEVNSAKDLKTALGIIVLRVKEAMGSQVCSVYLLDPETNRFVLMATEGLNKRSIGKVSMAPNEGLVGLVGTREEPLNLENAADHPRYRYFAETGEERFASFLGAPIIHHRRVVGVLVIQQKERRQFDEGEEAFLVTMSAQLAGVIAHAEATGSIRGLGRQGKGIQEARFVGVPGSPGAAVGRAVVMLPPADLEVVPDKTVEDIDGELKLFNNALEGVRADMRKLSAKLATQLRPEERALFDVYLMMLEDAALGGEVAEVIKTGQWAQGALRQVVGEHVSRFELMDDDYLRERASDVKDLGRRLLAYLQEARSQTLVYPDNTILVSEELTPAMLGEVPEGKLVGLVSVLGSGNSHVAILARAMGIPTVMGLVDLPYSKVDGIEMILDGYKGEAYTNPSDVLRKQYSDVVEEERQLAQGLDALRELPCVTPDGHRMPLWVNTGLLADVARAQQRGAEGVGLYRTEVPFMINQRFPSEKEQLAIYREQLAAFHPLPVTMRTLDIGGDKALSYFPIKEENPFLGWRGIRVTLDHPEIFLVQTRAMLKASEGLNNLRILLPMISGIHELEEALHLIHRAWGEVRDEGTDVPMPPVGVMVEIPAAVYQTKELARQVDFLSVGSNDLTQYLLAVDRNNPRVADLYDYLHPAVLQALQTVVRDAHAEGKPVSICGEMAGDPAAAILLMAMGFDSLSMNATNLPKVKWMLRQINMSKARELLIEAMTHDNPQVIHSSLQLALKNLGLARMIGPNKSL, encoded by the coding sequence ATGCTCAATACGCTGCGCAAGATCGTCCAGGAAGTGAACTCCGCCAAAGATCTCAAGACGGCGTTGGGTATCATTGTCTTGCGCGTCAAGGAGGCCATGGGCAGCCAGGTATGCTCGGTCTACCTGCTCGACCCCGAGACCAACCGTTTCGTGCTGATGGCCACCGAAGGCCTGAACAAGCGCTCGATCGGCAAGGTCAGCATGGCCCCGAACGAAGGCCTGGTCGGCCTGGTCGGCACCCGTGAAGAGCCGCTGAACCTCGAGAACGCTGCGGATCACCCGCGCTATCGCTACTTCGCCGAAACCGGCGAGGAACGCTTCGCCTCCTTCCTTGGTGCCCCCATCATCCACCACCGTCGCGTGGTCGGGGTACTGGTCATCCAGCAGAAGGAGCGGCGCCAGTTCGATGAAGGCGAAGAAGCCTTCCTCGTGACCATGAGCGCCCAGCTCGCCGGGGTTATCGCCCACGCCGAGGCTACCGGCTCGATACGCGGCCTGGGCCGCCAGGGCAAGGGTATCCAGGAAGCACGCTTCGTTGGCGTGCCGGGCTCGCCAGGAGCTGCCGTCGGCCGCGCGGTGGTCATGCTGCCCCCCGCTGACCTCGAAGTGGTTCCGGACAAGACCGTCGAAGACATCGACGGCGAACTCAAGCTCTTCAACAACGCCCTCGAAGGGGTGCGCGCCGACATGCGCAAGCTGTCGGCGAAGCTTGCGACCCAGTTGCGTCCCGAAGAGCGTGCGCTGTTCGATGTGTACCTGATGATGCTCGAGGATGCCGCCCTGGGTGGCGAAGTGGCCGAGGTCATCAAGACCGGCCAGTGGGCCCAGGGCGCGCTGCGCCAGGTGGTCGGCGAGCACGTCAGCCGCTTCGAGCTGATGGATGACGATTACCTGCGCGAGCGCGCCTCGGACGTCAAGGACCTCGGCCGCCGCCTGCTGGCCTACCTGCAGGAGGCCCGCTCGCAGACGCTGGTCTACCCCGACAACACCATTCTGGTCAGCGAGGAGCTGACCCCGGCGATGCTCGGCGAAGTGCCGGAAGGCAAGCTGGTCGGCCTGGTGTCGGTATTGGGCTCGGGCAACTCCCACGTGGCGATCCTGGCGCGAGCCATGGGTATCCCGACGGTGATGGGCCTGGTCGACCTGCCGTATTCGAAGGTCGATGGCATCGAGATGATTCTCGACGGCTACAAGGGCGAGGCCTATACCAACCCCAGCGACGTACTGCGCAAGCAGTACAGCGACGTGGTCGAGGAAGAGCGCCAGTTGGCCCAGGGGCTCGATGCCCTGCGCGAGCTGCCGTGCGTCACCCCCGATGGCCACCGCATGCCGCTGTGGGTCAACACCGGCCTGCTCGCCGACGTGGCCCGGGCCCAGCAGCGTGGCGCCGAGGGCGTGGGCCTGTACCGCACCGAAGTGCCGTTCATGATCAACCAGCGCTTCCCCAGCGAAAAGGAACAGCTGGCGATCTACCGCGAGCAGTTGGCGGCCTTCCATCCGCTGCCGGTGACCATGCGCACGCTGGATATCGGTGGTGACAAGGCGCTGTCCTACTTCCCGATCAAGGAAGAAAACCCCTTCCTCGGCTGGCGCGGTATTCGCGTCACCCTCGACCACCCGGAAATCTTCCTGGTGCAGACCCGCGCCATGCTCAAGGCCAGCGAGGGGCTGAACAACCTGCGTATCCTGCTGCCGATGATCTCCGGCATCCACGAGCTGGAAGAGGCGTTGCACCTGATCCACCGCGCCTGGGGCGAAGTGCGTGACGAAGGCACCGACGTGCCGATGCCCCCGGTTGGCGTGATGGTGGAGATTCCGGCGGCCGTTTACCAGACCAAGGAACTGGCGCGTCAGGTCGACTTCCTCTCGGTCGGCTCCAACGACCTCACGCAGTACCTGCTGGCGGTCGATCGCAACAACCCGCGGGTCGCCGATCTGTACGACTACCTCCATCCGGCGGTGCTGCAAGCCTTGCAGACCGTCGTGCGCGACGCCCACGCCGAAGGCAAGCCGGTGAGTATCTGCGGCGAGATGGCCGGTGACCCGGCAGCGGCGATCCTGCTCATGGCCATGGGCTTCGACAGCCTGTCGATGAACGCTACCAACCTGCCGAAGGTGAAGTGGATGCTGCGTCAGATCAACATGAGCAAGGCCCGTGAGCTCCTGATCGAAGCCATGACCCATGACAACCCGCAGGTTATCCACAGCTCGCTGCAACTGGCGCTGAAGAACCTTGGGCTGGCGCGGATGATCGGGCCGAATAAGAGCCTTTGA
- a CDS encoding thymidylate synthase: MKQYLDLVRDVIENGTLQGNRTGIRTISLPGAMLRFDLQKGFPAITTRKLAFKSAIGEMVGFLRGVKNAGEFRDLGCKVWDQNANENAQWLANPFRQGHDDLGEIYGVQWRQWPGYKRIPLSNPAAIEMAEKAGFRQIAKDEEAGQAFVILYKAIDQVRQCLDTIANDPGSRRILFHGWNCAQLDEMALPPCHLLYQFHPNVETKEISLTLYIRSNDLGLGTPFNLTEGAALLSLFGRLTGYTPRWFTYFIGDAHVYENHLDMLNEQLKREPLEAPKLVISDRVPAFAETGVYEPEWLEKIEPSDFWLEGYEHHAPMTAPMAV, translated from the coding sequence ATGAAACAGTATCTAGACCTGGTTCGCGACGTCATCGAGAACGGCACGCTGCAGGGCAACCGCACCGGTATCCGCACCATCAGCCTGCCGGGCGCCATGTTGCGCTTCGACCTGCAGAAGGGTTTTCCGGCCATCACCACGCGCAAGCTGGCGTTCAAGTCGGCGATCGGCGAGATGGTCGGTTTCTTGCGCGGCGTGAAGAATGCCGGCGAGTTTCGCGACCTTGGCTGCAAGGTCTGGGACCAGAACGCCAACGAGAACGCCCAATGGCTGGCCAACCCCTTCCGCCAGGGCCATGACGACCTCGGCGAGATCTACGGCGTGCAATGGCGCCAGTGGCCAGGCTACAAGCGCATCCCGCTGAGCAACCCGGCCGCCATTGAAATGGCGGAAAAAGCCGGTTTCCGCCAGATCGCCAAGGACGAGGAAGCCGGCCAGGCATTCGTCATCCTCTACAAGGCCATCGACCAGGTGCGCCAGTGCCTGGACACCATCGCCAACGACCCGGGCAGCCGACGCATCCTGTTCCACGGCTGGAATTGCGCCCAGCTCGACGAGATGGCGCTGCCGCCCTGCCACCTGCTGTACCAGTTCCACCCCAATGTCGAGACGAAGGAAATCTCCCTCACGCTCTACATTCGCTCCAATGACCTGGGCCTGGGCACGCCGTTCAACCTCACCGAAGGTGCGGCGCTGCTGTCGCTGTTCGGGCGCCTGACCGGCTACACCCCGCGTTGGTTCACGTATTTCATCGGCGATGCCCATGTGTACGAGAACCACCTGGACATGCTCAACGAGCAGCTCAAGCGCGAGCCGCTGGAGGCGCCGAAGCTGGTGATCAGCGACCGTGTGCCGGCGTTTGCCGAGACCGGTGTGTATGAGCCTGAGTGGCTGGAAAAGATCGAGCCGAGCGATTTCTGGCTGGAAGGGTACGAACATCATGCGCCGATGACGGCACCGATGGCGGTCTGA
- the lgt gene encoding prolipoprotein diacylglyceryl transferase yields MLPYPQIDPVAVALGPLKIHWYGLMYLIGIGGAWLLASRRLNRFDPTWNREKLSDLVFWLSMGVIVGGRLGYVLFYDLHQYLANPTLIFEVWKGGMSFHGGFIGVMLAALWFGKRNNKSFFELMDFVAPLVPIGLGAGRIGNFINAELWGKPTDVPWAMIFPPFSDPAQLPRHPSQLYQFALEGVALFLILWLFSRKPRPTMAVSGMFALFYGIFRFIVEFVRVPDAQLGYLAWGWLTMGQILCIPMIVAGLALIWWAYNRKPTATPAH; encoded by the coding sequence ATGCTGCCTTACCCGCAGATCGACCCCGTGGCCGTGGCCCTCGGGCCGCTGAAAATCCACTGGTACGGCTTGATGTACCTGATCGGCATCGGCGGTGCTTGGCTGCTCGCCTCGCGCCGGTTGAATCGCTTCGACCCGACCTGGAACCGCGAGAAGCTCTCCGACCTGGTGTTCTGGCTGTCGATGGGCGTGATCGTCGGCGGGCGCTTGGGTTACGTGCTGTTCTACGACCTGCACCAGTACCTGGCCAACCCGACGCTGATCTTCGAGGTGTGGAAAGGCGGCATGTCGTTCCACGGTGGTTTTATCGGCGTGATGCTGGCGGCACTGTGGTTCGGCAAACGCAACAACAAGTCGTTCTTCGAGCTGATGGACTTCGTCGCACCGCTGGTGCCGATCGGCCTGGGTGCCGGGCGTATCGGCAACTTCATCAACGCCGAGCTCTGGGGCAAGCCGACCGACGTGCCATGGGCGATGATCTTCCCGCCGTTCAGCGATCCGGCGCAGTTGCCGCGTCACCCTTCGCAGCTGTACCAGTTCGCACTGGAGGGTGTGGCGCTGTTCCTGATCCTCTGGCTGTTCTCGCGCAAACCACGCCCGACCATGGCGGTTTCCGGCATGTTCGCGCTGTTCTACGGGATCTTCCGCTTCATCGTCGAGTTCGTCCGCGTGCCGGACGCACAGCTGGGTTACCTGGCGTGGGGCTGGCTGACCATGGGTCAGATTCTCTGCATACCGATGATCGTCGCTGGCCTCGCCTTGATCTGGTGGGCTTATAATCGCAAACCCACGGCGACACCCGCCCACTGA
- a CDS encoding NRDE family protein, which translates to MCLIVFAWRPGHALPLIVAANRDEFYARPTQALATWEDAPGVHAGRDLEAGGSWLGIGPGGRFAALTNIRDPRQPLGPRSRGELVAAFLQGELGVEAYLDQVASRSAQYSGFNLLVGDGERLGYLHARDPAPRLLSPGIYGLSNAGLDTPWPKLLKARSALGEVLESADPQQLLALLADAAPAQDPELPETGVGLATERLLSSVFIASQNYGTRASTVLIVDDQGRRRMIERSFGPFGGHLGEVELNLV; encoded by the coding sequence ATGTGCCTGATCGTATTCGCCTGGCGGCCGGGGCACGCCCTGCCGCTGATCGTCGCGGCCAACCGCGACGAGTTCTACGCCCGCCCCACCCAGGCGCTGGCCACCTGGGAGGATGCCCCGGGCGTGCATGCCGGGCGCGACCTCGAAGCCGGTGGCAGCTGGCTCGGCATAGGCCCCGGCGGGCGCTTCGCGGCGCTGACCAATATCCGCGACCCTCGCCAGCCGCTCGGGCCACGTTCGCGCGGGGAACTGGTGGCCGCATTCCTGCAGGGCGAACTGGGCGTGGAAGCCTATCTGGACCAGGTCGCCAGCCGCAGTGCGCAGTACTCGGGGTTCAACCTGCTGGTGGGCGATGGCGAGCGGCTGGGCTACCTGCACGCCCGAGACCCGGCGCCACGACTGCTATCACCTGGTATTTACGGGCTATCCAACGCCGGGCTGGACACGCCGTGGCCGAAACTGCTGAAAGCGCGCTCGGCGCTGGGCGAGGTGCTCGAATCGGCAGACCCGCAGCAGCTACTGGCGCTGCTGGCCGATGCTGCGCCAGCACAGGACCCAGAGTTGCCGGAGACCGGCGTAGGGTTGGCGACCGAGCGGTTGCTGTCGAGTGTATTCATTGCCAGCCAGAATTACGGAACGCGGGCGAGTACAGTGCTGATCGTGGATGATCAGGGCAGAAGGCGGATGATCGAGCGCAGTTTCGGGCCCTTTGGGGGGCATCTGGGGGAAGTGGAACTGAACCTCGTATGA
- a CDS encoding heavy metal translocating P-type ATPase, translating to MNQPVSHDHKHDHDHGHDHGHDHGAKSSCHDTQAHSCCASKAAPAFVQLTEKASDQARLSRFRIEAMDCPTEQTLIQDKLGKLAGIEQLEFNLINRILGVRHTLDGTAQIERAIDSLGMKAEPLAAGDDGSANAPAAHKTRWWPLALSGLAAIGAEIVHFSALAPEWVVALLALAAILGCGLGTYKKGWIALKNRNLNINALMSIAVTGAVLIGQWPEAAMVMVLFTIAELIEARSLDRARNAISGLMQLTPDMATVQQVDGQWREVEVREVAIGARVRVRPGERIGLDGEVVSGQSSVDQAPITGESLPVEKALGDKLFAGTINQAGALEYRVTAAAGQSTLARIIKAVEEAQGARAPTQRFVDQFSRIYTPAVFAVALAVAIIPPLFMAGAWFDWVYRALVLLVVACPCALVISTPVTIVSGLAAAARKGILIKGGVYLEGGRKLDFLALDKTGTITHGKPVQTDFKVLEPLFEGRAQALAASLGERSDHPVSRAIAQHAREQGIALAEVAEFAALAGRGVRGEIDGQAYHLGNHRLVEELGLCSPELEAELDVLERQGKTVVLLLDRSGPLALFAVADTVKDSSRQAIAELHELGIKTVMLTGDNPHTAQAIAAQVGIDRAEGNLLPADKLKTIEDLYAQGHRVGMVGDGINDAPALARAEIGFAMAAVGTDTAIETADVALMDDDLRKIPAFVRLSRQSAAILIQNIVLALGVKAIFLAITFAGMATLWMAVFADMGVSLLVVFNGLRLLRK from the coding sequence ATGAACCAGCCTGTCAGTCACGACCACAAGCACGATCATGATCATGGCCACGATCACGGCCATGATCATGGCGCCAAGTCTTCCTGCCACGACACCCAGGCCCATAGCTGCTGTGCCAGCAAAGCGGCGCCGGCCTTCGTGCAGCTGACCGAAAAGGCCAGTGACCAGGCGCGTCTCAGCCGTTTTCGCATCGAAGCGATGGACTGCCCGACCGAGCAGACCCTGATCCAGGACAAGCTGGGAAAGCTCGCTGGTATCGAGCAGCTGGAATTCAACCTGATCAACCGCATTCTCGGCGTGCGCCATACGCTCGACGGCACCGCGCAGATCGAGCGCGCCATCGACAGCCTTGGCATGAAGGCCGAGCCGCTGGCTGCAGGCGATGATGGCAGTGCCAATGCCCCTGCCGCCCACAAGACCCGGTGGTGGCCCTTGGCGTTGTCGGGTCTTGCGGCGATTGGCGCCGAAATCGTGCACTTCTCCGCGCTGGCGCCGGAGTGGGTGGTGGCCCTGCTGGCACTGGCCGCCATCCTTGGCTGCGGTCTGGGCACCTACAAGAAGGGCTGGATTGCGCTCAAGAACCGTAACCTGAACATCAACGCACTGATGAGCATCGCCGTGACCGGTGCCGTGCTGATCGGCCAGTGGCCGGAAGCGGCTATGGTCATGGTGCTGTTCACCATCGCCGAACTGATCGAGGCGCGTTCGCTGGATCGGGCGCGCAACGCCATCAGCGGCCTGATGCAGCTGACGCCAGACATGGCCACCGTGCAGCAGGTGGATGGCCAGTGGCGCGAGGTCGAGGTGCGCGAGGTGGCCATCGGTGCGCGGGTGCGGGTGCGCCCAGGCGAGCGTATCGGCCTGGATGGCGAGGTCGTCAGCGGGCAATCGAGCGTCGATCAGGCGCCGATCACCGGCGAAAGCCTGCCTGTCGAGAAGGCGCTGGGCGACAAGCTCTTCGCAGGCACCATCAACCAGGCCGGCGCGCTTGAGTACCGCGTCACCGCCGCAGCCGGGCAATCGACCCTGGCGCGCATCATCAAGGCAGTGGAAGAAGCGCAAGGCGCACGAGCACCGACCCAGCGCTTCGTCGACCAGTTCTCGCGCATCTACACCCCCGCCGTGTTCGCCGTGGCCCTGGCCGTGGCGATCATCCCGCCGCTGTTCATGGCCGGTGCCTGGTTCGACTGGGTCTACCGCGCCCTGGTGCTGCTGGTGGTGGCCTGCCCATGTGCGCTGGTGATCTCGACCCCGGTGACCATCGTCAGCGGCCTTGCCGCCGCGGCGCGCAAGGGCATCCTGATCAAGGGTGGTGTCTATCTCGAGGGCGGGCGCAAGCTGGACTTCCTGGCCCTGGACAAGACCGGCACCATCACCCACGGCAAGCCGGTGCAGACCGACTTCAAGGTGCTCGAGCCGTTGTTCGAAGGTCGGGCCCAGGCGCTGGCTGCAAGCCTCGGCGAGCGTTCCGACCACCCGGTATCGCGTGCAATCGCCCAACATGCCCGGGAGCAGGGCATTGCCCTCGCAGAGGTAGCGGAGTTTGCAGCACTGGCCGGGCGCGGGGTGCGCGGCGAGATCGACGGCCAGGCCTATCACCTGGGCAACCATCGTCTGGTCGAGGAGCTGGGCCTGTGCTCGCCGGAACTCGAGGCCGAGCTCGATGTGCTTGAGCGCCAGGGCAAGACCGTGGTGTTGCTGCTCGATCGCTCCGGCCCGCTGGCGCTGTTCGCCGTGGCCGATACCGTGAAGGACAGCAGTCGCCAGGCCATCGCCGAGCTGCATGAGCTGGGGATCAAGACGGTCATGCTGACCGGCGACAACCCGCACACCGCCCAGGCCATCGCCGCTCAGGTGGGTATCGATCGCGCCGAGGGCAACCTGCTGCCTGCCGACAAGCTCAAGACCATCGAAGATCTTTACGCTCAAGGCCACCGCGTGGGCATGGTCGGTGACGGCATCAACGACGCGCCGGCCCTGGCCCGCGCCGAGATTGGCTTCGCCATGGCGGCGGTCGGCACCGATACCGCCATCGAAACTGCCGATGTGGCGCTGATGGACGACGACTTGCGCAAAATCCCGGCGTTCGTCAGGCTGTCGCGCCAGAGCGCTGCGATTCTCATCCAGAACATTGTCCTGGCACTGGGGGTCAAGGCGATATTCCTGGCCATCACCTTTGCCGGCATGGCCACCCTGTGGATGGCGGTGTTCGCCGACATGGGCGTGAGTCTGCTGGTGGTGTTCAACGGCTTGCGCCTGTTGCGCAAATAA
- the cadR gene encoding cadmium resistance transcriptional regulator CadR, with the protein MKIGELAKATDCAVETIRYYEREQLLPEPARTDGNYRLYTQAHVERLTFIRNCRTLDMTLDEIRRLLRLRDTPEGACGSVNALIDEHIEHVQARIDGLMALQTQLVELRRQCNAQGDECAILQQLEVNGAVSVPETEHSHVGRSHGH; encoded by the coding sequence ATGAAGATCGGAGAACTGGCCAAGGCCACTGACTGCGCCGTGGAAACCATCCGCTACTACGAGCGCGAGCAATTGCTGCCCGAACCCGCCCGCACCGACGGCAACTACCGCCTGTACACCCAGGCCCATGTGGAGCGTCTGACCTTCATTCGCAACTGCCGAACCCTGGACATGACACTCGACGAAATCCGCAGGCTGCTGCGTCTGCGCGATACCCCCGAAGGTGCGTGCGGCAGCGTTAATGCGCTGATCGACGAGCATATCGAGCATGTACAGGCGAGGATCGACGGCTTGATGGCGCTGCAGACGCAGCTGGTGGAGTTACGCAGGCAGTGCAATGCACAGGGGGATGAGTGCGCGATTTTGCAGCAGTTGGAGGTCAATGGCGCGGTGTCGGTGCCGGAGACCGAGCATTCGCATGTGGGGCGTAGCCACGGGCATTGA
- a CDS encoding sulfite exporter TauE/SafE family protein yields the protein MEFVLYLLLGACAGVLAGLFGVGGGIIIVPVLVFSFTLQGFDASILTHLAVGTSLATIVFTSINAVLEHHRKGAVQWPVFLWMTVGILIGAGIGAKTASLIQGPMLQKIIGVFALLVSLQMALDLRPKASRGIPGKPGLIAAGGVIGWASAIFGIGGGSLTVPFLTWRSLPMQKAVATSSACGLPIALASALSFMILGWNETHLPAHSLGYVYLPALVGIAVTSMFFARFGARLAHKLSPRLLKRLFAALLFCVGLSFLI from the coding sequence ATGGAATTCGTGCTCTATCTGCTGTTGGGCGCCTGCGCCGGCGTACTGGCCGGGCTCTTTGGCGTGGGCGGCGGCATCATCATCGTGCCGGTGCTGGTGTTCAGCTTCACCCTGCAGGGCTTCGATGCCTCGATCCTCACGCACCTGGCGGTCGGGACTTCGCTGGCGACCATCGTCTTCACCTCGATCAACGCCGTGCTGGAACATCACCGCAAGGGGGCCGTACAGTGGCCGGTGTTCCTGTGGATGACCGTCGGCATCCTCATCGGCGCGGGTATTGGCGCCAAGACCGCTTCGTTGATCCAGGGGCCGATGCTGCAGAAGATCATCGGCGTGTTCGCCCTGCTGGTATCGCTGCAGATGGCCCTTGACCTCAGGCCCAAGGCCAGCCGTGGCATCCCCGGCAAGCCTGGGTTGATCGCTGCCGGTGGGGTGATCGGCTGGGCCTCGGCGATCTTCGGTATCGGCGGCGGCTCGCTCACGGTACCTTTTCTCACCTGGCGCAGCCTGCCCATGCAGAAGGCCGTGGCCACCTCGTCGGCCTGCGGCTTGCCTATCGCCCTGGCCAGTGCCCTGAGTTTCATGATCCTGGGCTGGAACGAAACTCATCTGCCCGCGCACAGTCTGGGCTATGTCTATCTCCCCGCGCTGGTCGGCATTGCCGTCACCAGCATGTTTTTCGCCCGCTTCGGCGCGCGGCTGGCGCACAAGCTGTCGCCGCGCCTGCTCAAGCGCCTGTTTGCCGCGCTGCTGTTCTGCGTCGGCCTCAGCTTTTTGATCTAG